The window GCTCTACTCCGTGCCCTTGGCACGCGGCACACGGACACCAACCGCGTAAATACTCAAATGGATAGTCGGACAGAAGATCGTCGTCCCACAGAATACGCAGCAGCGCATCTTCTTCAACCGGAACGATCAGTCGTGGAACCGGCATAACATTTCCCTCTCTTGTACGCGGTCTTTATGCCCGCGCGACCCGCGCGGCATCGCGAAGTTTCTCCGTCACTTGTCTGGCAATGTCGAGAAACACCCGCGACACGGGATGGTCGGGCTGCTGGAGCACTAACGGATGGCCCTGATCGCCGGCGGCGCGCAGGTCTTCCACGATAGGAATCTCGCCCAACACCTCGAGCCCTGTCTTTTTCACGCCACCATGACCGAAAGTCTCTTCCCGCTCCCCGCAATGCGCGCACTCGTAATAGCTCATATTCTCGATGACACCGAGCAGCGGCACTTTCACTTGCCGAAACATGGCGATACCGCGCTGGACATCCAAAAGGGCCACGTCCTGAGGAGTGCTGACAATCACCCCTCCGCTCAAGGGCACTTCCTGAGCAAGTGTCAGGGAGGCATCGCCGGTCCCCGGCGGCAGATCGACCACGAGATAGTCCAGCTCTCCCCAAATCACATCACGAAGGAATTGACGAATGATGCCCATCACCAAAGGTCCGCGCCAAATGACCGGCGATTGGTCGTCAAGAAAGAATCCCATGGATACCAGCTTCACATCGTAGCGCTCGACCGGATAAATCTTTTTCTCTTGTGTGGTGCGTGGCGTCGCTTGCGTGCCCATCATCATCGGCACGCTCGGACCGTGGATGTCTCCATCAAGCAACCCTACCCGGTTGCCTAAAGCCTGCAACGCCAGCGCAAGGTTGACCGCAACCGTCGATTTCCCGACGCCGCCTTTGCCGCTAGCCACGGCCAGGATTCTTCGCACTCCAGGAATCGGCCCTTGGGCAGGTGCTCCAGGTGCCTGGGCCGGCTTGGCATGACCGGCATGAGCATGGCCAGCGTGATCGGCATGCGCATGTTCGCTCTGAGCCGGGCCGCCATGGATCTCCACTTCTTGCACATCCGGCAAGCTTTTAAGCGCGGAGGTAATTTTCTCGCCGAACTGCCGAACAATGTCCTCCGACGCACTCGATGGGCGGAGATGCAGGAGCACTGTGCCTCCTTCGACACGGAGGCGACGAATCAGCCCCAACGAGAGGATATTGTGACGAGACCCCGGATACAGGATCTGTGCGAGTTGGCGGGAAATATCTTGCTCGTTGCTCATGCACGTTCCTTACATCGTTCCGCTAGACAGCCGTTGAGTCGCTCAGCCGGACGATCGCCGGCAAAGACGGGAGGAGGCGTTGCGTGGCCTCGCAATATGGACTCATAGAGTCTCATTTCTGCGCCCCAACCATAGATTCTCTGGCTCCACCTCGTCAATCCCGGGGCGGGCCGAGGACGCAACTCGTCGCCGTGTCTCAGCATCAAGCGGTAAAATTTGCACCTTCCCGGTCAGTGGGTTCATGCTGGTAGAGACTTCAGTTTCATACACCGCCTGGACGTTGGCTCTGGTCAGCACCTCCGCCGGTGCACCGGAGGCAAACAACCGCCCATTCTTCAACAACGCCAAGCGATCACAGTACAGCGCCGCTAAATTCAGATCGTGCAGAATCGACACCACCGTGAGCCCCTCTTGCCGACTCAAATGGCGCACGAGGTCATACACTTCGACTTGATGCTTGATATCGAGAAAAGCCGTCGGCTCGTCGAGCAGCAATAATTGCGGCGTCTGTGCTAAAGCCCGGGCCAAGATCACCCGCTGCCGCTCCCCGCCGCTCAACTCATGAATCGCGCGGTGCGCCAGACCTTTCACGTCGGTCAGCTCCATCGCCCGATAGGCGAGAGCAAGGTCGACTTTGGTTTCAAACCCGAAACGTTCATGGTGTGGTGTACGCCCCATCAAGACGATCTCGAAGACGGAAAACGGTAAATCGATGTGCGTGTCTTGCGGCACCACGGCCACCCTCTGGGCTAAGACTTCGCGGCGGAGGGTTGTCAACGGCTGACCGGCAAAACAGACCTGCCCACGCTGCGGCACGATCACGCCGCTCAACAGCCGCACGACCGTGGATTTTCCCGAGCCGTTGGGACCCAGCAACCCGTAAATTTCCCCTTGGGCTACGGACAAGCAGAGATCGCTGACTGCCTCAATCTCCCCATACGAGAAACTAACGTGTTCAAGTGCGGCCATGTCCATAGATGCTCCACGCTGTGCGCTAGTGCGCAAAAGCCTTTTGGCCTTCCTTTCGTAGCAGATACAGAAAGAATGGCCCGCCACACATCGCCGTCACCACGCCAACCGGCAACTCGGTGGGACTCACGATCGTTCTCGCTACGGTATCTGCCCACACCAAAAAGATCGCGCCACCCCACAACGAGGCTGGCAGCAACAAGCGATGATCGGCACCGAAAAATAGGCGTAACGCATGCGGCACGATCAATCCCACAAACCCGATCATGCCACTGACCGCGACAATCGCCCCCACCAACACCGAAGAAGCCAAAAAGGTTCCACGCCGCAGAGCCTCAATATCGACTCCCAATTGGGCTGCGCCTTCCTCGCCGACGCTCAAAAGATCAAAACGGCGACTCTGGGCAATCAGCCAGATGGCACCGACACCGACGAACCCGCCAATCATAGCGACCGTCGCATAATCTTGCGCAGCCAAACTGCCCATCAACCAAAACAGCACGCTATGACTCTGATAAAAATCCACGAGCGAATTGACCAGCATAATCAACGCGCCACAAAACGCATTGAACACCACGCCGGTTAAGAGCAGCGCGTACGGCTGTAATCGCCCATGCGTCAATGCTGTGCGATAGATCAACACCGTCGCGGCAATCGCACCACTGAAGGCAGCAAGCGACACCATGGAAATCCGCACGAACCCAGGAAGACTGGTAGCCGCCCCGACCCAAACTAGGGCTAGAATCCCCAACAGCGACGCCCCGCCAGAGACCCCGAGAATGTGCGGGCAGGCGAGCGGATTGTGCAACAAGGCTTGCAAAGCCGCCCCGGTAATCCCCAGCGCCCCGCCGACAACGGCTGAGAGCAACACTCGGGGAAAGCGCGTTCGGACGACAATCACGTAATCCGGGTTATCGAGCGTCGGCGTTCGCCAGGCTTTGAACAAATCGACCGGCACCGCCCCCAACGCGGTACACCACAACAAGGAAATGAGCAGTAATCCCAGCAACCCGCCATTCACGAGCAGCCATTTGCGTTTGGTCAGATAGAGCATGGAAGTGTGGGCGGCAGCGCCAAAGCGTTTTCCATAGCTGATGCCGGTGTTACTGTCAGGTGCCTAGTAGTTCGTCCGGGTGATCCTGAGGGATGTCATTCCGAAAGGCCCCTCGACTTCGCTCGGGGTAAACTCCGCGACGAGGAATCTCAAGATGGCAGGGACAACACGAGATTCCTCGCCTCCATTGCATTCCGGCTCGGAATGACACCCCCTCATATTCCTGTGGATGAAGTATTAGTCAACGATGCAGCCCCCTTCGGCTCCGCTCAGGGAGCGGGCGCAACTTGACTCTCAGGGAACCGTTCCGGGTGAATAAATCGAGCAATGTCCTCGAACGCCTCGGGCAGGCGCGGTCCTGGCCGCAACAAGGTGTAGGAGCGACCGCCGTACAAACGCCCGTCTCGTACCGCCGGAAGTGCGGGGAAATTTTTCCAGATGCCGAACCGCTGGTCTGGCGCTTGTTCCTCGGAGCCCATGGACCCGTCGATAATCACTTCCGGCTGATTTGCCACGGCAAACTCCAAGCTCAACTGGGGCCACATCTGGCCGGTGGCAGCGGCGATATTGATGCCCTGCGCCCGGGTAATCAATTCGTGGAGATAAATGTTACTGCCCACCGCAATCAGCGGATTTTGTCCGACCACCATCAGCACCCGCCGCAGCGGGGCATCTGCGATCCGCGCTTGAATCGCCGCCATTCGCGCCTGCATAGCGGCCAAAAGCTGTTCTCCCTGCACTTCACGGCCAGCTTCGCGGGCAATCGTGCGGATCGCCGCTTCGATTTGAGCGATGGTATCGACGTGTACGACGATCACCTTCAGACCGACACGTCCAAGCGCAGCGATGGCTTCGGGATTATTCGGCGGCACTCCGATCACCAAGTCTGGTGTAGCGGCGATAATGGCTTCGACATTGGGCGTCGCATACGCTCCCATGCGGGCGATGCGCTCCACTCCCTGCGGAAAGTCGCAGAACGAACAGATGCCCACCAATTGCTCCCCGGCACCAAGCGCGAAGAGCGTCTCTGTTACTGAAGGCGCAAGCGACACGATGCGTCGAGCTGGTTTCCGCGCTGC of the Deltaproteobacteria bacterium genome contains:
- a CDS encoding Mrp/NBP35 family ATP-binding protein translates to MSNEQDISRQLAQILYPGSRHNILSLGLIRRLRVEGGTVLLHLRPSSASEDIVRQFGEKITSALKSLPDVQEVEIHGGPAQSEHAHADHAGHAHAGHAKPAQAPGAPAQGPIPGVRRILAVASGKGGVGKSTVAVNLALALQALGNRVGLLDGDIHGPSVPMMMGTQATPRTTQEKKIYPVERYDVKLVSMGFFLDDQSPVIWRGPLVMGIIRQFLRDVIWGELDYLVVDLPPGTGDASLTLAQEVPLSGGVIVSTPQDVALLDVQRGIAMFRQVKVPLLGVIENMSYYECAHCGEREETFGHGGVKKTGLEVLGEIPIVEDLRAAGDQGHPLVLQQPDHPVSRVFLDIARQVTEKLRDAARVARA
- a CDS encoding heme ABC transporter ATP-binding protein, translating into MAALEHVSFSYGEIEAVSDLCLSVAQGEIYGLLGPNGSGKSTVVRLLSGVIVPQRGQVCFAGQPLTTLRREVLAQRVAVVPQDTHIDLPFSVFEIVLMGRTPHHERFGFETKVDLALAYRAMELTDVKGLAHRAIHELSGGERQRVILARALAQTPQLLLLDEPTAFLDIKHQVEVYDLVRHLSRQEGLTVVSILHDLNLAALYCDRLALLKNGRLFASGAPAEVLTRANVQAVYETEVSTSMNPLTGKVQILPLDAETRRRVASSARPGIDEVEPENLWLGRRNETL
- a CDS encoding iron ABC transporter permease codes for the protein MLYLTKRKWLLVNGGLLGLLLISLLWCTALGAVPVDLFKAWRTPTLDNPDYVIVVRTRFPRVLLSAVVGGALGITGAALQALLHNPLACPHILGVSGGASLLGILALVWVGAATSLPGFVRISMVSLAAFSGAIAATVLIYRTALTHGRLQPYALLLTGVVFNAFCGALIMLVNSLVDFYQSHSVLFWLMGSLAAQDYATVAMIGGFVGVGAIWLIAQSRRFDLLSVGEEGAAQLGVDIEALRRGTFLASSVLVGAIVAVSGMIGFVGLIVPHALRLFFGADHRLLLPASLWGGAIFLVWADTVARTIVSPTELPVGVVTAMCGGPFFLYLLRKEGQKAFAH
- a CDS encoding ABC transporter substrate-binding protein, producing the protein MNRARRSFLLLSLFVLFWLLLPGEVAAEEAARKPARRIVSLAPSVTETLFALGAGEQLVGICSFCDFPQGVERIARMGAYATPNVEAIIAATPDLVIGVPPNNPEAIAALGRVGLKVIVVHVDTIAQIEAAIRTIAREAGREVQGEQLLAAMQARMAAIQARIADAPLRRVLMVVGQNPLIAVGSNIYLHELITRAQGINIAAATGQMWPQLSLEFAVANQPEVIIDGSMGSEEQAPDQRFGIWKNFPALPAVRDGRLYGGRSYTLLRPGPRLPEAFEDIARFIHPERFPESQVAPAP